The segment ACCTATGATCAGGAGAGTTACTTATCACATTGAAGCCCAGCTTAGCGAACTGCTCCTCTACAGGTCCTGCAGCTCCCTGCGGTAATGGTGAGAAGACTATGTCCACGTCGTCCATTAGTTTTGGGTCAGTTGGTTTAACTTCTTGATTAGCTATCTCCTTAGGGACCGTGCCCATAGTTTGCCATCTTACTATTTCACCGTATGGCTTACCTACGGATCCCTTTCCTGCTAAATACGCTGGCTTAATGTAGGGATGGTCAGCCAACATCCTCACGTACTCTATGCCGACCAATCCTGTGGCCCCCAGAATAGCGGCCTTTAAGGTTCTCCTCATAAGTATCACTATCTATTCTGTACTTGTAGAATATAAACTTACTTTAACCATATAAGTTCCTCATTTTATACTCCTATAGAAATAAAAAATGACTCTACAAATCCGCTAACAGTAAGAGTTACTGCGACCAAACCTATGACTAGAACGTAAGTTGATAGTTCTCTCTTCCAGTATCCTCCTAGAATGGCCTTCGTGAAGAAATAGCTCTCGGTCATCATTGCAGTGTAAGATAGGAATTCGAGCCAGAAAAAGGGTAGAAAGGCCTCTAGTGTAGGTAGAGCCACCCCAGGAATTCTTTCTAAAGATCCTATTGCTGAAAAGGCGTAGCCGGTCTCTGCTAAAATGAAAAGTCCTGCCGGTATGCCAATGAACGGAAAGGACATGAAAAGGGAAAGGAAAAAGTTATGCCCTGCGATGGAAGTGCCCATGCTTACTAAGCCCTGGTTCGTAGTCACTGTAGAATTCAAGGAGTTCAATATCTGCTGTCCAATTTGCGGAGAGGATGGGATTGCGGAAACTACAAAGAGGATGGTAACGTTGACTATCAGAAACATGAAGTAGATCTTAACTCTGTTAATATCCATAAACGAAACATTACCTTTAAAGGAAAAAAGACTTTTCGAAAGTCTTACATCACGAAAGCACAGCTCCCTTCGCTGAGGAGTTTACTAGCTTCGAGTATTGAGCTAGCAACCCAGTCTTATATCTAGGCTCAGGAGGACTCCAATCTTTTGTTCTCCTCTTTAACTCCTCCTCGGAGAGATCAACGTCTAGCCTACCCTTATCCGTATCTACAGTTATCACGTCTCCGTCATTAAGAAGGGCTATAGGTCCTCCTACTGCGGCCTCTGGGGCTACATGACCTACCATTAATCCTCTGGTGGCTCCTGAAAACCTCCCGTCAGTAACTAGGGCTACCTTCTCGCCTAGACCTTGGCCAACTATAGCGCTAGTAACGGCAAGCATCTCCCTCATACCTGGACCACCCTTAGGCCCTTCATACCTAATCACCACTACTTCTCCCTCCTTGATTCCACCCTTAATTACCGTATTGAACGCCTCTTCCTCGGAGTTGAACACTCTTGCAGGACCCTTATGATACTTTATTTTAGAAGCTGAAACTTTAACTACAGATCCTTCTGGAGATAACGATCCCTTAAGTATCCTCAAGCCCCCAGCCGGCATGAAGGGATTAGATAACTCTCTCACTATATGATCGTGTTTAACGTTAGGAAGTATGTACTCTTGGAGATTCTCCTTCATGGTCTTCCCTGTTACGGTGATCACATCACCGTGAAGTAAACCGCGATCCAGTAACTTCTTGAGAATTAGTGGTGCCCCTCCCACTTTGTAAAGATCAGCCATAACGTAGTCTCCACCAGGCTTCATGCTCACTATTTCTGGAACTCTCTTGCTTATCCTATCGAAGTCGTCTAACGTTAGATGAACCCCTGCCTCATGAGCTATGGCCAGCAGGTGCAACACACCGTTTGTTGAACCGCCACTTGTCATAAGTAACGTAATAGCGTTTTCAAACGCCTCAAAGGTTAATATCTCTCTGGGCCTCAGTCCAACTTCCATGATCTTCATCAAAGCCCTACCAGTTTCCTTAGCGTATTTAGTTCTCTCCGAACTGACTGCAGGAGGAGTCGCACTTCCAGGTAAGGCTAGACCAAGGGCTTCAGATAGTAAAGCCATTGTGTTTGCCGTATATAGCCCTCCACAGGCCCCGGGGCCTGGTATAGCGTTATCTTCCATAAGTCTTAAGTCTTCAGCTGTTATTTTCCCAGCCGCATATGAACCTACTGCCTCATATACGTCTCCTATAGCTATATCCCTTCCTTTGAAGTTTCCTGGTAGAGTAGTTCCTCCGTACATGTAGACTGAAGGTATGTTGAGTCTGGCCATAGCCATCATCAGGCCTGGCTGAGTCTTGTCGCAGCCACCCAGCGCCACAAACCCATCATATCCGTGGCCGTTAACCGTTAGCTCAACGGTATTAGCGATGATCTCTCTACTCACTAGAGAGTACTTCATTGCCTCACTTCCCATAGCTATGCCGTCTATTACAACCGGTGTCGTGAACGTTCTAGGAGTCCCTCCAAGCTCTCTTATACCTTCTTTAACTACCTGTGATAAGCCCATAAGGTGTATGTTGCATGGACCGGCCTCGTTCCAAGCTACAGCCACCCCAACTAAGGGTTTCGATATGTCCTCATCGGTCAAGCCCATAGCTTTGAGGAAAGCCCTATTAGGAGCCTTCTCAGGTCCTCCGTAAACCTTGTTAGATCTAGATTTATCAATCATGGACTTAAGGAACGTTTAAAAATATTTAACTATTTATGTTCCTAAATGATTGAATTGGTCTTTGCTGAAAAGGTGATGACAGCACGTCAGGATGACAATCCCATCCAACTCTCGAGTATTTGAAGCCTTGATGAATGCAATTTTGTATAATTCAACGTTGAGATCTTCCGTAATTTTCGCTTAGTGGTTTGCGTTAGCTCTCCTAAATCTAAAAAGAGCCACCTTTAGCGTTTTATGAAGGAGCTCTCGAGGAAACATGTTTAAGCATTTTAGACTGATTTTTAAATATTTATAACAATCATAGTTCTTATGGCAATCAATTTAGAGATGGCGACTTTGGGTGGAGGTTGTTTCTGGTGCACCGAGGCGGTTTTTTCTAGGTTGAATGGCGTGATTAAGGTGGTTTCAGGTTACGCAGGGGGATGGCTTCCCAACCCAACCTATGAAGATGTCTGTTCGGATAGGACCGGACATGCAGAGGTTGTTCAAATAACGTTTGATCCAAACGTTATAAGTTATAGGACACTCCTTGAGGTGTTTTTTGATATTCACGATCCTACAACGAAGAACAGACAAGGTAATGATGTGGGCTCCCAATACCGTTCAATTATTCTTTATCACAATGAAGAGCAAAGAAAAATTGCCCTTGAAATTATAGACGAGCTGAATAAGACCAAATATCACGGAAAAATAGTTACAGAGGTGGTTCCGTTTAAGGAGTTCTATCCTGCCGAGGACTATCATCAAAGCTTTTACGACAGGAACAGGAACTATCCTTATTGTAGAGTAGTCATTGATCCTAAGATCAGGAAATTGATGACCAATCATTCCAGAATCATCAAAATTAAGACTTCTTAACGTCTCTTCACTTAACGTGTATCTCAACTATGTCTTTGTCCTCTAGAACGTGATCCTCTCCAACCCTTTGACCTGGAAACCTGGCAGATCTTCCCCACACTCTGGCATATTTAAAGTTCTCAGAGAGCTGGCTATGTAACTTCTGAGCTACGTCATATACTGTTGACCCTCTCTTCATAAATAATGGATCTGTAGTAGGTTCCTCCATCGGTTCCTTCGTGTATACCCTTATTACGTCAAGGCTGTTAAAGAGCTCCATCTTGAGCCTCCCAACATCGTTTATAGGAACTACTGGTATTCCCTGAACCGTAAACGGTTTAACGGAGGCTATGACGACAGGCTTGAACGTGATTGCTTCAAATAACGATTTTTCGACATCGTCTAACGTTACCTCTCCCATAATCTTAATCACTGCAGACTTAATGCCGAACTCTCTCATGTAATTTTTAATCTCGTCCTCAGTTGTGCCAACAAGTCGACCTAATTGTACCACTCTTAGTCCCTCCTTGCTACTCCTAAACCTTTCAATAATTACCTTTCCCTTGGGTTTCCCCAAAATGATGTTATTGTTTTCCAGGAAATCCTTCATCCTGTAGAACTCGTCTACGTCTTCTAGAACCATTAGGATAGAGTTTGAATTTCTAGCTAAGCCTAACAGCTTGCTCACTATCATCCTAGAATCAAGGATTATCTGGGGAGGATTAACTAGTTGAATCGGTGAATCCTCAAAGTAACACATAGCGGGAACTGGGTAATCTTTAGGATCTTGTTTCACGTTAGTTAGATTACGAACGAGTGGGTTCTTCAACTCCTCCTTTCCTAAGACAAGGACTTGGCCAGCGCCCTCCTTCTCTATGAAGAAAGAAAATCCTCCACCCTTAGTTTTCCTCCTTTGTTTCTCGGCCTCCTCCCTTAATTCAGATAACCTCCTCTTGGCCCAATAAACCAGGTTCTCCGTACCCTTGTGCTTCGGTACGCTGCTTAGGAAATCCTGAATTGCCTTAATTTTCTCCTCCGGCGTCTTAGCGTCCATTACTCTAAGCCATTTAGTTTTAGCTTCAGCAGGGAGGTTAGTAACCAGTTTAGATCACCTTCTCTACGTAAAAGGAAGGAGCATATTTTTGCAATAATTTCCACGACTTCCTTATAATATTTGGCGGTTCCTCTCCTTTGGAGACCAAGTCCTTTACCCATCTTATAGTTTTTGGATCAGAGGGATATCCGCTTCCGAAATCTCCGTACTTTAGTTTTAGTCGCTCTATTATGTTGTCCCTGATGACCTTGGCTATTATGCTAGCCGAGCTCGCCTCAATGAACAATTCGTCTGCCTTATGAACTACGTTAGCAACAAATCCTAGTCTCTCTATCAGCTCTATTACTTCGGTCTCCTTTCCTACTTTATCTACAGTAACGATTTTGGGATTTAACCACGAGAGGGAACTAATAATTTCACTCACTTTCCTATAGGTTAGAGCGTTGAGGTTGTTACTATCTATTTCAAGAGGTTCAGCTTTTGCCACTGCAATTCCCTTACTCCTCTCGATAATAGCGTTGAATAGTTCCTCTCTTCTCTTCCTAGTTAATCTCTTGCTATCCTTCACGCCAAGCTCTTTTAGTTCCTCTCTTCCTTTTTCATCTAAAACTATACCCGCAACTATCATTGGACCTATAAGACATCCTCTCCCCGCCTCATCTATACCCAGGTTCATAACCTCAGGGAGATTACTAATTTAGCCTCCCTTTTACCTCTTTTTATTCTTTCTCTCTGATAACTCTCTCTAGTTTCAACTTTCACTTCACTGGTAAACTTGGACACTAACCTCTTTGCTATGGCCCTGTTCATGAAATAGTAATCTATTCCTTCCTTCAGGATCATGACGTCAGAGAGGTTGCTAATATCTTCGTTAGAGAAGAACGACTCAAAGAACTGCTTTTCGTCCAATGAAATGCTCCCTGATTTTGACCTAAGCTGGACGATAACCTCATAATACTTACCTCTCCTTTTTACACAAGAAGGGCAGAGCACCGATTCGATCTTTATCGGAATCTCTCTCTCGACGTCGAACTTCTCCCCCTCTATCGATCCTGTTACCTTCACTACAACGTATTTAGTTCCAGATCTGTCAGACCGTATCCCTGCAGGCTCAGAGTGATACTCTTCGACGTGCTTATCTAAGCTAATAGACGATAGAACCTCCTCCTCAATCTCAGACTCTAAGTCGTTTCTGAATTGAACCCATCTTCCCTTGAACTTCCTAGAGCCACAAACCTTACACGTTATCACTTCTATTTCCTTAGGCGTTTTGATTATTTCTCTGGTCTTAATGTAACAGGAAGTACAAAGTCTATCTATAAGCTTTACCTCTTCCCTCCCGCAGAGCACGCAAAACCTTCCCGCCATGAAAATCACAGGTTATAGATTTGAGCAAATTTCACCCCTGATACGGACAACACTGCGTTCCTATGAACGAGTCCCCTTCTCATAGCTTCTTCTATAACTTTATCCCCTATCATGCTAACCACTGTGGCCTCTTCAACTAGATTGAGAGCGTAGTCCATCTCCACCTCTTCCCCTCCATAAAACTCCTCGTTGACGTTTAGTATAACCTTATCCTCTCTAAACTCCTTTCCTAGATACTCCTTCTCGCAAATGTTGACGAAGACGTGACCCTCTCCCCTTATCACGTTGAGTACTACCCTCATTGTCTCACTTAGAGCGGTTTCACTGAGTTCTTAGCTCCGCACGCTAAGCATTGAATATACCATATTTTCTTATCCTTAACTAGGACAGTATCAAGGCTTTTACATGTGGAGCACTGAACGTAAGTTTTGATAAACCTGTCCATAAACGTGTTCACTATTGATGACGAGAACTTACCTTGTATAGAAAGCTGCCCGTTTTCGGAGAGTGACCCTGCTGCAGCCAGCTCCTTTAAGAGATATCTCATGCATATTTTGTCCTCTCTCCTGATCCTATCGCAAAATTCCCCAAAGTTCCTGATAATAGTGGTGTTCCCTATGTTTATAATAGATAGAACCGGCAGAGCCTGTGTCTCTGAAGCCAAGTCCTTCTTGGGCAATTTAATGTAAAGTCTGTCTAAGAGAGCGAAATACTGCTTATCGTCTTTATTCATGAAGCTCAATTAACTCTATATAATCACGGAGTTAAATATGTGACTAGTTGAAGCAATGAAGGTTTATTTTGAGACTTACGGCTGCGCCCTTAACAAGGGAGACACTTACTCAATGATGTCTTTACTGAGAGAAAGGAACCACGAGATAGTAGAGACCCTTGAGGGTGCTGACGTTGTGGTCATAAACACATGTGCCGTCAGAATGGAGACCGAGGAAAAGATGAAGAAGAGGATAAGGGAACTCTCAAAGACTGGGAAAAAACTTGTTATAGCTGGCTGTTTGACTGGGGCTCAACCAGGGTTGGTTAGTTCGCTTTCGCCGAGCTCTTCAATGATAGGACCTCAGTCTATAAGTGACATAGTTAAGGTAGTGGAGAGTAACGAACGTGTGATCAGCCTAGATAGCAAGACCCCTTCGATCCTTCCAAGAGTTTTTGACGGGTTAATATCCGTAATACCCATAGAGGACGGTTGTGCTGGTAACTGCAACTTCTGCATTACGAAACTGGCTAGGAGGAACCTGAGGAGTTACCCCTTAAGGAACATAGTTGAAACCGTGAAGAGGATGATCTCTCAAGGCGCTAAAGAGATCGAACTCACTGGGCAAGACACCGCAGTATATGGACTGGATATGGGAGGTAAGGTTACGTTACCAGACGTAGTCAAGGAGGTCGCTTCTCTAGAAGGTGATTTCATGATAAGGGTAGGGATGATGACACCAGAGATGGCAATGAGACATTTGGACTCTATATTAGAGGCTTGGGAAAACCCTAAGGTGTACAAGTTCTTTCACATACCAGTCCAAAGCGGTAACGATAAAGTATTGAGGGAAATGAACAGGAAATACACAGTAGATGAGTTTAGAGCAATTGTTAAAGAGATTAGAAAGAAGTTCCGTTTAGTGAACATTACGACAGATATCATAGTTGGACATCCTGGAGAGGACGATAGCGCATTCGAAGATACGTTAAATCTGATGAAGGAGCTCAGGTTTGAGAGGATCCACATAGCGATGTACTCTATAAGGCCAAACACAAGGAGCTCTATGCTTGCTCAAGTTCCAGGCCCGATTAAGAAGGAAAGACTGAAGAGAGCCGTATCGCTCTATGAGGAGTTATCAAGGGAAGTGCATAAAGAGTATCTGGGAAGACAAATGAGAGTCCTGGCTTTAGAGAGAGGAAAGGACGACACTATTATAGGCAGGACGATAAACTACATACCAGTGATCTTGAGTGACGCAGTACTAGGGAATTGGTACGATGTGAAAATTGTAGACTCTTCGTTCTTTGATCTTAGAGGAGAAATTGTTTAAAAAGTTTAAATTATTGTATACAGATGAGATTCTATGAACGAAGTTTACATAGTTTCTGCTGTGAGGACGCCTATTGGTCGCTTTGGCGGCTCGCTTAAAAGCGTTAAACCCGTAGACTTGGGAGCAATTGTCATAAGGGAGGCTCTGAATAGAGCCAATCTAGATCCTTCTAGAGTCGAAATCACTATAATGGGAAACGTTCTGAGGGCAGGTCATGGTCAGGATGTGGCAAGACAAGCAGCACTAAAGGCTGGGATACCTTGGGAAGTAGACGGTTATTCCGTAGATATGGTATGCTCATCAGGGATGATGAGCGTCACTAATGCTGCCCAGATCATAAAGAATGAGGACGCTGATATAGTGGTAGCGGGAGGAATAGAGTCAATGAGTCAGGCCATGCTAGCTGTTAGTTCTGAGGTAAGATGGGGCGTTAAGTTTCTCTCCGGTAAGAGCTTAAGCTTCATCGATACTATGTTACAGGACGGTCTTACCGATCCTTTCAATTTCAAACTGATGGGACAGGAAGCTGATATGGTAGCAAAGGAAAGGGATATATCTAGGAGGGAGTTAGACGAGATAGCACTTGAGAGCAACAGGAGGGCTCATCAAGCTTGGGAGAAGGGTATATTTAACTCTGAAACAGTCCCAGTTAGGCTAAACGAGGGTAAGCTAGATAGAGATGAAGGGATAAGGCAAGATACTAACTTAGAAAAGTTAGCGTCACTTAAACCAGCGTTCACGGAAAACGGTGTGCATACTGCAGGGAACTCCTCGCAGATCTCTGACGGTGCAGCTGCTCTAGTTCTCATGAGTGAGAAAGCGGTAAAAGAATACGGAGTGGAGCCGGTGGCCAGAATCATGGGTTACTCTTGGGTAGGCATTGAGAGCTGGAGATTCACTGAGGCTCCAATTTTCTCCATAAAGAAGCTCTTGTCTAAGCTTAATCTTACAGTAAACCACTTTGACTACTTCGAGAACAATGAGGCTTTCGCGGTTAACAACGTTCTCCTTCATAAGTTCCTGAACGTTCCCTATGAAAAGCTTAACGTTTTCGGTGGGGCTATAGCAATAGGACATCCTATAGGGGCCAGCGGGGCGAGAATAATTGTAACTCTCTTAAACGTATTGAGCAAGATGCAGGGAAAAAGAGGAATAGCGAGCATCTGTCACGGTACTGGCGGATCTACTGCTCTAGCTGTAGAACTGATGAGACCTATCGGGTGATCACGTTTAGTCTTTACGTTCCCTTATTGCGTGTTTATTTTGAGTCTCACTTGTTAGCGAGAAATCTTATCAAGGATCTGATAATTAGCGAATCGCAACCATAAGTCTGATGAGGTATCCGTGTAACTTGATCTAGAAAGATTTGCAGAACCTATCTTAAGAGGTTACTCGATCTCGCTTCAAGCTCAAATATTAGGTTAGGCCTAGCTTCTCTCTCCTTAGACTTGATCTATACCTAACTAGCTCCTCTTCGGCTTTGTCTAAATATCTGTAAACTGTAGAATGTTCCTTTCCTTTCAATATAAGTTCTAGAGCCTTTTTAGCTATAGGGATCTGCTCGTAAGTACCAATGAGAGCTACGTGATGGTCAGACACAACTATTGTAACACCAGTATATTCCTGTATGATCCTTTTAGTCTTTCCACCCTCCCCTATAATTCTCCCCTTTATCCTGGACATAACAGCTTTGTCATGGGATAGCTGTTTCAAGTCTATAACGTCAAGGATGTACTCTTCTCCTATCAACTTGAACGCGTCTGAAACAGGTACGCCAAGGCCTAAAGCGTTTATTACTGAAACTGTTTTTAAAGCTTGATACGGATTCTGATTCTTTGGATCTACAATAAAATTCTTAGATCTCTCATCATAAAGTATTTCTATTCCCCCAGATCTCGATAAGTCAGATAGAAGGGACTTAACTAGTTCTAACTTCTCATCCGGCACGCTTACAAACATTAGTTCTCCAAGCTAGATAAACTAAATCTATCTAATAACTCTTTTTCGGGTATAACGTCGATACCTTTACTTTTAAAGAACTTATTAACGTTAGCTAGGTCTCTGGCTAACAGTTCCAGAGATCCGTTATCCTTAAGCGGTAAAGCCTGTCCTACATCAATTATGTAAGCTTTATCATCTTTTACCATGATATTGTATTCGCTCAGATCTCCATGCACTAGTTGAGCTTTGATCACCATAGTCTCAACTTGAGCCAAAACGTCTAGGTAAATGTCCTGCGTAACCTCATCTAGCTCCGCCAACAGAGGGGACCTGTTTATTCCATATCCTATAAACTCCATAGCCAGCACGTTTTTTATTAACAGATAGGGTTCTGGAACTCTTACGCCGGATTTATACATCTTTAAGAGGTTGCTGAACTCTTTCCTTGCCCATCCGTATATGAGCTCTTTCGTACTACTGAACTTGGAATTAATCCTATTATCAAGTGAAGTGTATTTCCTTATAGCCCTCTTGTGAGAGGCCGTTGACGTGTAATATATCTTTAGAGCTATAATCTTATCCGAGCTGTTTTTAGCAGGATACACTTTGGCTTCCTTACCTGAGGCAATAGCACCTAGAACAGATTCAACGCTCAATCTCCTCATAACTTGAATTACAGCTAGCGAAGTAGAGCTATCAAAAGTGGAATCGACGGTC is part of the Metallosphaera cuprina Ar-4 genome and harbors:
- the ilvD gene encoding dihydroxy-acid dehydratase, yielding MIDKSRSNKVYGGPEKAPNRAFLKAMGLTDEDISKPLVGVAVAWNEAGPCNIHLMGLSQVVKEGIRELGGTPRTFTTPVVIDGIAMGSEAMKYSLVSREIIANTVELTVNGHGYDGFVALGGCDKTQPGLMMAMARLNIPSVYMYGGTTLPGNFKGRDIAIGDVYEAVGSYAAGKITAEDLRLMEDNAIPGPGACGGLYTANTMALLSEALGLALPGSATPPAVSSERTKYAKETGRALMKIMEVGLRPREILTFEAFENAITLLMTSGGSTNGVLHLLAIAHEAGVHLTLDDFDRISKRVPEIVSMKPGGDYVMADLYKVGGAPLILKKLLDRGLLHGDVITVTGKTMKENLQEYILPNVKHDHIVRELSNPFMPAGGLRILKGSLSPEGSVVKVSASKIKYHKGPARVFNSEEEAFNTVIKGGIKEGEVVVIRYEGPKGGPGMREMLAVTSAIVGQGLGEKVALVTDGRFSGATRGLMVGHVAPEAAVGGPIALLNDGDVITVDTDKGRLDVDLSEEELKRRTKDWSPPEPRYKTGLLAQYSKLVNSSAKGAVLS
- the msrA gene encoding peptide-methionine (S)-S-oxide reductase MsrA, coding for MAINLEMATLGGGCFWCTEAVFSRLNGVIKVVSGYAGGWLPNPTYEDVCSDRTGHAEVVQITFDPNVISYRTLLEVFFDIHDPTTKNRQGNDVGSQYRSIILYHNEEQRKIALEIIDELNKTKYHGKIVTEVVPFKEFYPAEDYHQSFYDRNRNYPYCRVVIDPKIRKLMTNHSRIIKIKTS
- a CDS encoding TGS domain-containing protein, which translates into the protein MVTNLPAEAKTKWLRVMDAKTPEEKIKAIQDFLSSVPKHKGTENLVYWAKRRLSELREEAEKQRRKTKGGGFSFFIEKEGAGQVLVLGKEELKNPLVRNLTNVKQDPKDYPVPAMCYFEDSPIQLVNPPQIILDSRMIVSKLLGLARNSNSILMVLEDVDEFYRMKDFLENNNIILGKPKGKVIIERFRSSKEGLRVVQLGRLVGTTEDEIKNYMREFGIKSAVIKIMGEVTLDDVEKSLFEAITFKPVVIASVKPFTVQGIPVVPINDVGRLKMELFNSLDVIRVYTKEPMEEPTTDPLFMKRGSTVYDVAQKLHSQLSENFKYARVWGRSARFPGQRVGEDHVLEDKDIVEIHVK
- the rnhB gene encoding ribonuclease HII, with translation MNLGIDEAGRGCLIGPMIVAGIVLDEKGREELKELGVKDSKRLTRKRREELFNAIIERSKGIAVAKAEPLEIDSNNLNALTYRKVSEIISSLSWLNPKIVTVDKVGKETEVIELIERLGFVANVVHKADELFIEASSASIIAKVIRDNIIERLKLKYGDFGSGYPSDPKTIRWVKDLVSKGEEPPNIIRKSWKLLQKYAPSFYVEKVI
- a CDS encoding 60S ribosomal export protein NMD3, yielding MAGRFCVLCGREEVKLIDRLCTSCYIKTREIIKTPKEIEVITCKVCGSRKFKGRWVQFRNDLESEIEEEVLSSISLDKHVEEYHSEPAGIRSDRSGTKYVVVKVTGSIEGEKFDVEREIPIKIESVLCPSCVKRRGKYYEVIVQLRSKSGSISLDEKQFFESFFSNEDISNLSDVMILKEGIDYYFMNRAIAKRLVSKFTSEVKVETRESYQRERIKRGKREAKLVISLRL
- a CDS encoding DUF424 domain-containing protein, with the protein product MRVVLNVIRGEGHVFVNICEKEYLGKEFREDKVILNVNEEFYGGEEVEMDYALNLVEEATVVSMIGDKVIEEAMRRGLVHRNAVLSVSGVKFAQIYNL
- a CDS encoding translation initiation factor IF-2 subunit beta, with product MNKDDKQYFALLDRLYIKLPKKDLASETQALPVLSIINIGNTTIIRNFGEFCDRIRREDKICMRYLLKELAAAGSLSENGQLSIQGKFSSSIVNTFMDRFIKTYVQCSTCKSLDTVLVKDKKIWYIQCLACGAKNSVKPL
- a CDS encoding tRNA (N(6)-L-threonylcarbamoyladenosine(37)-C(2))-methylthiotransferase; the protein is MKVYFETYGCALNKGDTYSMMSLLRERNHEIVETLEGADVVVINTCAVRMETEEKMKKRIRELSKTGKKLVIAGCLTGAQPGLVSSLSPSSSMIGPQSISDIVKVVESNERVISLDSKTPSILPRVFDGLISVIPIEDGCAGNCNFCITKLARRNLRSYPLRNIVETVKRMISQGAKEIELTGQDTAVYGLDMGGKVTLPDVVKEVASLEGDFMIRVGMMTPEMAMRHLDSILEAWENPKVYKFFHIPVQSGNDKVLREMNRKYTVDEFRAIVKEIRKKFRLVNITTDIIVGHPGEDDSAFEDTLNLMKELRFERIHIAMYSIRPNTRSSMLAQVPGPIKKERLKRAVSLYEELSREVHKEYLGRQMRVLALERGKDDTIIGRTINYIPVILSDAVLGNWYDVKIVDSSFFDLRGEIV
- a CDS encoding thiolase family protein, with the translated sequence MNEVYIVSAVRTPIGRFGGSLKSVKPVDLGAIVIREALNRANLDPSRVEITIMGNVLRAGHGQDVARQAALKAGIPWEVDGYSVDMVCSSGMMSVTNAAQIIKNEDADIVVAGGIESMSQAMLAVSSEVRWGVKFLSGKSLSFIDTMLQDGLTDPFNFKLMGQEADMVAKERDISRRELDEIALESNRRAHQAWEKGIFNSETVPVRLNEGKLDRDEGIRQDTNLEKLASLKPAFTENGVHTAGNSSQISDGAAALVLMSEKAVKEYGVEPVARIMGYSWVGIESWRFTEAPIFSIKKLLSKLNLTVNHFDYFENNEAFAVNNVLLHKFLNVPYEKLNVFGGAIAIGHPIGASGARIIVTLLNVLSKMQGKRGIASICHGTGGSTALAVELMRPIG
- a CDS encoding KH domain-containing protein translates to MFVSVPDEKLELVKSLLSDLSRSGGIEILYDERSKNFIVDPKNQNPYQALKTVSVINALGLGVPVSDAFKLIGEEYILDVIDLKQLSHDKAVMSRIKGRIIGEGGKTKRIIQEYTGVTIVVSDHHVALIGTYEQIPIAKKALELILKGKEHSTVYRYLDKAEEELVRYRSSLRREKLGLT
- a CDS encoding serine protein kinase RIO; this translates as MRRLSVESVLGAIASGKEAKVYPAKNSSDKIIALKIYYTSTASHKRAIRKYTSLDNRINSKFSSTKELIYGWARKEFSNLLKMYKSGVRVPEPYLLIKNVLAMEFIGYGINRSPLLAELDEVTQDIYLDVLAQVETMVIKAQLVHGDLSEYNIMVKDDKAYIIDVGQALPLKDNGSLELLARDLANVNKFFKSKGIDVIPEKELLDRFSLSSLEN